AAAATTGTCTTTAGCTTTTATTTGAAATGTCACAAAAAAGTTTTTTTTTAACGCTGGATAATTATGTTATCACAACTATGAAAAATATTACAGATGATTTTACAGCCGACAATTCTACCTATCGTACGAGGATTCACGCCTAACTACATCACCTGAGTCGCCATATGGGATCCATGCTTGACGGTACTCCTTGCGCCATGCTACAGATATCTTGTAAGTCTTTTCTTCTTTAGTTCACATAATTCCGCCTTTTCCGGAAATTGAAACTCAGACCTCCTGGTGCAGAAGCATTAATGAAACTTTGGTTAAACCATTTGACCAAGGGGGCTTCCACAAAAACGTTTGAAGCTCTGATTACTTTTTTTTGGAGGGGAGGGGGGGGATTGGTATATACAATTCTTTAGTATTAGTTTTTTTATCTGTGCTATTGTTTGTTCCTTTTTGCATATATGTAAGTTGTATGTTTTTTGCTTTTGTTCATGCAAATGGAGAATTTTCTTTATGCTAACATGTTTTTAGCAAAGACAATTTTAATGAAATTATATTAATTTAGTCATGAGCAAATACACCGAACTCGATAATCCGAACCTGATCCGATAAAAATGGTACGAGCCGGATTTGGATCTTGCTAAGAAACCGATTAGATCTTTAGAATTGGTATTATGGGTGTTCGGGTCAGTACGGTATATATTTGAAATCTGATCGAGTATATTTATGATTCGAGTTCATATTGTACTCAAATTACTTTTTTCATCTCATAACTCAATTAAAGCAGTCCCATAAATCATGATATTCTTTCTACATATCATTTTGTAATGTTATTCTCATATATTCACACTAATTTCTTCTATTCATTCGGTGATTTAGAAATCTGAAACCCTAAATTTAGGATCTTATATAGTTTTTCCGATTCTTCAAAATGAAAACACAAAATTATGGATTCCAACTATCTCCTCCTTCTGAGACTTCAAGGAATCATTTACATGTACTCATAATTCTTCTTTGTACTTGATATGTATATAATATCATGAATTAGTCGAGCATTTTTTAGTTCGGGTTTATCGAGTTCGATTTGTTAAACAATCATTTTGAATTTTGTTCGAACCAATACACTTTGTTCTGTGTTCCTTTCTTTGTAGTTTACAAGGTTTGGGAGTTTATTTTGAAACTTGTGTATGATCTGTTTTAGCTCAACATTCTCATTACTTGGGTTCGTGTTCGTGTTAATATGTGGTTTGTTGTTAGTTGGTTATTTTTTATACCCAAATTTGTTAGTCTTTATTGTTAGCATAATGTTTTGTACATAAGTTATCGTTAAGAATTATGTTTGTTATTGTTAAGTTGAGTTTTGTACTTCTTTATTGTTAGCATAGTGTTTTGTATATGAATTATCGTTAATAGTTATGACTAGTTTGCAAGAGTTCTTATACGACCAAGTTCATATTTTAACTTAATGATTTCAGTCATTAGCGAAGTCATAAAAGTATTCATTCAAGTTAAGTGGATATATTTAGAAAAGAAACAAGTTTTTTTGGGTTACTTAAATCTGGTTTAGGACCAAACTCAAAGGTTTTTGAGGTGCAACCAGTTTTCATATAATTTACTAACCTCAAACCGAATCCAAGTAAATTCGAAATAAAACCGAATCAAACTTTTAAAGTATCCGAATGGGATTAAAAATCATGCCTTCAAAAACTCGAACCAAACATGACAGGACACCAGATTGTCTGCCTAGATAAACTGATCAACTAGATCCATTTCTGTTTTGTTTCTAGAGTTTCTAAAAGTTAAGAAGGTAAAATCAGAGCACAGTTCATAGACACTGAATTCTTGCATTGAGTTAATTTTAAGTTCTTTATCCATATGGACAACGATTTGTAAGCTATAAAGTATACAGTTCTCACTTACAGTGGACCTCAAATATACATTCTTTCTTTCAATGGCCCATAGAACAAAATATATCTTAACTTCACCACAACACAAATATCACATTAGAGAAAAAAAAGTAGAGCTAAAATATTTATCCAATAAAAAAATGAAATATGTTTCTCCAATCAAGGAAGAAGATATTGAACCCGTATAGAAGCATCACCATGGCCAACAGAGAAGAGATATTGTCATCTTCCAACATTGATCTTGGCTCCAAGCATTGGAAGAGAGTCAGTGTTTCCGGGTGATATCTTGGAGCTAGAAGTGTCTGTCTCTTTGGTTTGAAAGCCAGAGGAAGTGGTGATATCATCATATCTCCAGTCAGTTAGGTAGCCTGGCTTGGAAGTGACATGACTGACCTCAACATCCCCCGACAACATAGCCACCACTCGTGACATTGGTGGTCTCAAGGAATGAGATGCTTGTGTGCATAACAGAGCAACGCCAATCACTCGTTTCACTTCTTCAACATTGAATTCACTTAGCCTATCATCTATTAGTTCAACTTCACGGCCTTTCTCGTGTAGATTCCATGTCTGTGTCACCAGAGATACACATAAGATCATTGGACTTTGTTAAACCATTCATGACTATAGCAAAAATGAGGACGTACCCATTCAAGAAGATACTTTTTATCGTCATCTAAGACCTCATCAGAGTTTGGCCTTCCACTAACTAGCTCAAGAGCCACAACACCAAATGCATACACATCTGTTTTCTCCGTTAAATGTCCACGCATTGCATACTCTGGCGCAAGATATCCACTGCATTGACATAGCAAAAGCTCACTACGTTTACAACCTCTCTTCCTCTGTTCTATCACCTATACTCAACTTGCTTACTCAAACTCTCGATGCCCCTCTCTCTCCAACCCCAGTTCATATATAAAGATAAGCATAAAAGATAACTAAACCATAGTTACTTTTATTATGAGCTATGGTTACTTGCACTTATCTAGTAAAGAGCCCATAACCTTTTACCATTTGAACCTTCTGCCTCTATCACAACAACACTCAAATGTGTTAAAACATCCAAAATAATGGGAGTTATGGGGAGACTTACATGGTCCCTGCAACTCCGGTACTTATGTGAGTTTTCTTGTCATGGTATAGTTTCGCCAGCCCAAAATCAGAAACTTTTGGAACCAGTTCGGAGTCTAGCAAAATGTTGCTGGCCTTCACATCCCTGTGTACAATGCGAACCCTCGCCTCCTCGTGGAGATAGACTAGTCCTCTGGCTACTCCTAAGCATATCTCGAAACGTGTTGACCAATCAAGAAGCAAACTCTTTTCCCCTACAACAATTAAATCAATGAGTGATTTTAGCTTGGCAAAGAATCATGAATCCGTATGTCATCTCTCTGTTCATTACCAAATAGTGCTTGATCGAGACTTCCATTAGGGAGATACTCATATACGAGCAAACGATGATCTCCTTCAAAGCAGCACCCGTAAAGTGTTACTAAGTTGCGATGTAGAACTGTAGAAATTGTTACAATTTCTGCAACAAATTGTCCTTTCCCTTGCCTGGATCCAACCGACAACAGCTTCACAGCTACCTCTCTTCCATCTTTGAGGTTTCCCTGTTGAATGTATAAAAAGGTATTACACAAACTCTTCTTTCAACGTATATGCAGATACTTTGGTATGGGACTTACCTTATAAACAGGTCCAAATCCACCCTCTCCAAGCTTGTTCGAGAGATTGAAATCTTGAGTTGCACTTTTAAGTTCCGAATAAGTAAATGTGTAAGGCTTTATTTCCATACTAAGTAGCTCTGCAAGAACAAAAAAAGAACAGTTCTCAAAATGAAGCAATCTGAAAGATGAATATTCAAGTTTGATGGTGACAGAGAGCCAAAACATCTATACCTTCATCATCAGTGTAAGGCTTTCTTCTTTTTCGTATGATGAAGACAACAACACCCACAAGGATGCTCAAAAGTCCTAAGCCAACAATAACACCGACAATAATACCAGTCTTGTTCTTTCCCTTTGATGGTGGCTTATTATCCACAGTTGGTCTAAAATCTGAGCAGCAATATGTAACCCCTTGTTAGGTATTTACTCACATTAGAGAGTGAAAATCACTATTGTGTGTTACCTGGCGTTGCACTGACTGCCGATATTATAGGCCCATAAGCCCCCTGAATAGGAATACAACATGTTCCTTTTCCAGCCCAGAAAAGATGAACTTCGAGGTAATTTTCTGTCACATTTGCTTTATATTCTCTATGAACTGCCCTATTAGTAGAGCCACCAGCTGTTCTGCGTACATCAAAATCCTTTTCCACAAGTGTTCCCTGAAAAAGATACATTTTACAGTTCATAAGAACCAGTGTCGGAGGAAGATTATCTACAGCTTGATAAAGTGGTGCAGACCTGGACATAAATGTCAAACCGTCGTCTTCCAACCCCTTTCCAAGAGTTAGAACCTTCCATTTGTATTTCAGCAAACTGAAGTGTTACGGTATAGCCTCCATTCTCGAGCCCCAGGCCATAATACCTTAGGGAAGATGCAGAAAGTCTTGCTGTCTGAAAAAGCTCTGAGTCTGAAGTGTTGGTAAATTGTGATAGTGAAGAAGCTATATATGCATTACTGCTACTTCCGGCAAAAAGACCAATGCTACTAGCTGCCCATCTCCTAGCAGCATTCACAAAAAACGAAGATGGTCCAAGATCCGCGTCGTCTTTCTCAAATAGTGCCCTGCTAACAGACCTTTTATCCGGTCCTCCGCAGTTGATTGAAAAGTTGTAATCTAAGACACCAAAGAGCAATCTTATATGAGTGTTTTTATTTGCAATCAATGCTCATGTGTTTTTGTTACACTTACAGATTCCTTTGCCTCGATTGCAAGGGAAGTTCTTTTGCAGACAATTCAGTCCTGATAAAACCCTTTTAACAAATAGAAAAACGACTTGAGAAAGAAATGGCAAGTCTTTTATCCTATTGCAAATAAAAAAAGAGAAACATATCAAATCACCTGTTGTCAAGACCTTCCAGTGTGAAGTTGTTAGCAACTAGGTTACTGCACAAATAATATACAGTTTTGTTTTAATATATTCCCTTGAAATATGAATATAAATAAGGAATTTTCTGAGAATTGAAAAATATAGTGACTATAAGTTGATAGATAGTCTTTTCACTTACAATTTCGAGTTTGGTAAGCTGACCCACGAAGGAAGAATTCCAGACAAATTATTGTACGACACATCACTATAAGTACAAAGAACAATAATTAGTGTCTATAGAACCAGTATGAAACTTAAGCCGGTATCAG
This genomic interval from Brassica oleracea var. oleracea cultivar TO1000 chromosome C2, BOL, whole genome shotgun sequence contains the following:
- the LOC106327321 gene encoding probable LRR receptor-like serine/threonine-protein kinase At1g56140, whose product is MPRLRRSPCLLLAALFLCIHGLVHMVRAQNRTRATTHPDEARALNSIFATWKIRASNEWNISGELCSGAAIDGGVSIDDGAYNPMIKCTCTFANSTCRITAVKVYAIDVVGTLPDELWTLEYLTNLNLGQNFLTGPLSPAIGNLTRMEWMTFGINALSGPVPKEIGLLTNLKLLSIGSNNFSGSMPAEIGSCTKLHEIYIDSSGLSGTIPLSFANLVEMQQAWMMDLEFTGRIPDFIGNWTKLTTLRIVGTGLSGPIPSSFSNLTSLTELRLGDISNGSSTLEFIKDMKSLSTLVLRNNNLTGVIPSDIGEYSSLQQVDLSFNKLHGPIPSSLFNLTRLTHLFLGNNTLNGSLPTQKSQSLSNIDVSYNNLSGILPSWVSLPNSKFNLVANNFTLEGLDNRVLSGLNCLQKNFPCNRGKGIYYNFSINCGGPDKRSVSRALFEKDDADLGPSSFFVNAARRWAASSIGLFAGSSSNAYIASSLSQFTNTSDSELFQTARLSASSLRYYGLGLENGGYTVTLQFAEIQMEGSNSWKGVGRRRFDIYVQGTLVEKDFDVRRTAGGSTNRAVHREYKANVTENYLEVHLFWAGKGTCCIPIQGAYGPIISAVSATPDFRPTVDNKPPSKGKNKTGIIVGVIVGLGLLSILVGVVVFIIRKRRKPYTDDEELLSMEIKPYTFTYSELKSATQDFNLSNKLGEGGFGPVYKGNLKDGREVAVKLLSVGSRQGKGQFVAEIVTISTVLHRNLVTLYGCCFEGDHRLLVYEYLPNGSLDQALFGEKSLLLDWSTRFEICLGVARGLVYLHEEARVRIVHRDVKASNILLDSELVPKVSDFGLAKLYHDKKTHISTGVAGTIGYLAPEYAMRGHLTEKTDVYAFGVVALELVSGRPNSDEVLDDDKKYLLEWTWNLHEKGREVELIDDRLSEFNVEEVKRVIGVALLCTQASHSLRPPMSRVVAMLSGDVEVSHVTSKPGYLTDWRYDDITTSSGFQTKETDTSSSKISPGNTDSLPMLGAKINVGR